One genomic region from Rosa rugosa chromosome 1, drRosRugo1.1, whole genome shotgun sequence encodes:
- the LOC133718715 gene encoding anthocyanidin 3-O-glucosyltransferase 5-like, whose protein sequence is MAEETTSTSKPHALLVPSPGLGHLIPIMELADCLVTDHNFQATVLVVSSNIRAQSQVIQSARTQKLFDIIELPPLEASSGHDANPAGAVFTNLPAIMLDARDALRSAISALEPKPAAMIVDLFGTPALTVADEFHMLKYVKVVSTAWPLTLLLYAPVLDKKVEGEYLDRTEPLQIPGCKPVRPEDVVKPMINRKSREYECFLRAGVEMATVSDGIFANTWEELEPVTLKAMREDPEWKQVLKVPVYAIGPMVRVGGQESAGSRSELLGWLDVQPKNSVLYIAFGSGGVLSAEQITEMAWGLEFSAQRFIWVVHPPRDGDKGNEISDYLPEGFVARTQDKGVVVTTWAPQSEILAHPSVGGFLSHCGWSSALESILNLKPMIAWPLFAEQKMLGTQQVEELKVSIRPKVLPTKAIVRREEVEELVRKIMDQEAGDAMRARAKEIKESGEAALREGGSTFKTMSELAKLCKINTEGQSQKVSSESLA, encoded by the coding sequence ATGGCGGAGGAGACGACCTCAACCTCAAAGCCACATGCGTTGCTAGTCCCAAGCCCCGGGCTCGGCCACCTCATCCCCATAATGGAGCTCGCCGACTGTCTCGTCACCGATCACAACTTCCAAGCCACCGTCCTCGTGGTCTCATCCAATATTCGTGCACAGTCCCAAGTCATCCAGTCCGCAAGGACTCAGAAGCTCTTCGACATCATCGAGCTTCCACCACTAGAAgcctcctccggccacgacgCCAACCCGGCCGGTGCAGTTTTCACAAACCTACCTGCCATCATGCTTGATGCCCGGGACGCTCTCCGGTCCGCAATCTCTGCCTTGGAGCCCAAGCCTGCAGCCATGATCGTTGACCTTTTCGGCACGCCTGCTCTAACGGTTGCGGATGAGTTTCACATGCTCAAGTATGTGAAAGTGGTGTCAACTGCTTGGCCATTGACCTTGCTTTTGTATGCGCCGGTTTTGGATAAAAAGGTGGAAGGAGAGTACTTGGATCGGACCGAACCGCTACAGATCCCTGGCTGCAAACCAGTTCGGCCCGAAGATGTTGTGAAGCCGATGATTAACAGGAAAAGTCGGGAGTACGAGTGTTTCTTGCGTGCAGGGGTGGAGATGGCTACGGTGAGTGATGGGATTTTTGCCAACACTTGGGAAGAACTTGAGCCTGTAACTCTTAAGGCCATGAGGGAGGATCCAGAGTGGAAGCAGGTCCTTAAGGTTCCGGTTTACGCAATCGGTCCGATGGTTAGAGTGGGAGGGCAGGAGTCGGCCGGTTCAAGGAGCGAGTTGCTAGGCTGGCTGGATGTACAGCCTAAAAATTCTGTGCTTTATATTGCCTTTGGGAGCGGTGGGGTTCTTTCTGCAGAACAGATAACTGAGATGGCTTGGGGTTTAGAGTTTAGTGCTCAGAGATTTATATGGGTGGTGCACCCACCGAGAGATGGTGACAAAGGCAATGAGATCTCGGACTACTTGCCCGAGGGATTCGTGGCTCGGACTCAAGACAAGGGTGTGGTGGTCACTACTTGGGCTCCTCAATCCGAAATCTTGGCACATCCCTCCGTGGGAGGGTTTCTTTCACATTGTGGATGGAGCTCGGCGCTGGAGAGCATACTGAACCTTAAGCCGATGATTGCGTGGCCGCTGTTTGCGGAGCAGAAAATGCTTGGTACGCAGCAGGTGGAGGAGCTCAAAGTGTCGATCCGCCCTAAGGTTTTGCCAACAAAGGCAATAGTGAGGAGGGAGGAGGTTGAGGAGTTGGTGAGGAAGATTATGGACCAGGAAGCAGGAGATGCAATGAGGGCAAGAGCTAAGGAGATCAAAGAGAGTGGAGAAGCGGCTTTGCGTGAGGGCGGGTCTACTTTCAAAACCATGTCTGAATTGGCAAAGCTATGCAAGATCAACACCGAAGGGCAAAGCCAGAAAGTTAGCTCTGAAAGCTTGGCTTAA
- the LOC133727284 gene encoding probable caffeoyl-CoA O-methyltransferase At4g26220 produces MEHTAGSKKFLPNPVLLQDEELHKYILETSVYPREPEPLKELREATAELPNAFFGTAPDAGQLMAVLLKLVNAKKTIEVGVFTGYSLLLTALTIPDDGKIMAIDRNRKTYEIGLPIIQKAGVEYKIDYIESPALPVLDNLLGEPKNEGDFDFAFVDADKDNYWNYHERPLCQKMLGLMKLVKIGGIVMYDNTLWGGAVAKPEDAVPEAKRELRRATIEFNKSVSADPRVEISHASVGDGIIICRRIC; encoded by the exons ATGGAGCACACTGCAGGAAGCAAAAAGTTTCTGCCTAATCCAGTCCTGCTGCAAGATGAGGAATTACACAAG TATATACTAGAAACTAGTGTGTACCCTCGAGAACCAGAGCCACTCAAGGAGCTGAGGGAAGCCACTGCAGAACTCCCCAA TGCTTTCTTTGGGACTGCACCTGATGCAGGTCAGCTAATGGCCGTGCTCTTGAAACTTGTGAATGCAAAGAAGACAATCGAAGTTGGAGTTTTTACTGGATATTCTCTTCTGCTTACGGCTCTCACAATCCCTGACGACGGCAAG ATTATGGCCATAGATAGAAATCGTAAGACATACGAAATAGGCCTCCCAATCATACAAAAAGCCGGAGTTGAGTACAAAATCGACTACATCGAATCCCCGGCTCTGCCTGTCCTTGACAATCTTTTGGGAGAACCAAAGAATGAGGGTGATTTCGACTTTGCATTTGTCGATGCTGACAAAGATAACTATTGGAATTATCATGAGAggccactatgccaaaaaatgct tgggcTGATGAAACTGGTGAAGATTGGTGGGATTGTTATGTATGATAATACACTGTGGGGAGGGGCAGTGGCTAAGCCTGAAGACGCTGTTCCGGAGGCCAAAAGGGAGCTGAGGCGGGCTACAATTGAGTTTAACAAGTCAGTTTCGGCTGACCCACGAGTTGAAATCTCTCATGCTTCTGTAGGAGACGGAATCATCATTTGCAGACGCATTTGCTGA